A genomic region of Seriola aureovittata isolate HTS-2021-v1 ecotype China chromosome 21, ASM2101889v1, whole genome shotgun sequence contains the following coding sequences:
- the LOC130162724 gene encoding cerebellar degeneration-related protein 2-like, giving the protein MLSSGTMEEFVTEEEEPWYDQQDLEQDLHLAAELGKTLLERNKELEDSLQQMYITNEEQVQEIEYLSKQLEVLRDMNEQHAKVYEQLDGTARDLERTNLSLVTDSKTSQQKIERLTGTIEALQTQVECLSGQVDQLRSMEQLRVRREKRERRKTIHTFPCLRELCTAPGYEDEFVVGRAESFTVETKVQPFEEENQHLREAVSALRAAIRTERGRREGVERECNLLLAEFSRLQTRLQDAEGCQARVRELEVELQELQQLRRARTFLLSGEDDGVALTQTVLNSTPETDTFLEVEAGQTGGGTSEQTEGGAGGSEALPDSSPVRKSCSDTALNTIVARDASGRRRGSYALHANSVRKRGMSILREVDEQYHALLEKYEELLGKCRRHEESLCHAEVQTSRPVSRDPSMKDCAMGPTPVPPPTPAQSPSTPEAIESISKQVEAVDKRLGQNTPEYKALFKEIFSRIQKTKMDIKATKASKKSGKSSKSTKH; this is encoded by the exons ATGCTCAGCTCAGGGACAATGGAGGAATTTGTGACCGAAGAGGAAGAGCCGTGGTACGACCAGCAGGACCTGGAGCAGG ACCTCCACCTGGCTGCAGAGCTGGGGAAGACTCTGCTGGAGAGGAACAAGGAGCTGGAGGACTCCTTACAGCAGATGTACATCACTAATGAAGAGCAGGTGCAGGAGATCGAG tacCTGTCCAAGCAGCTGGAGGTTCTCCGGGACATGAACGAGCAGCACGCCAAAGTGTACGAGCAGCTGGACGGGACGGCCAGAGATCTGGAGCGCACCAACCTCAGTCTGGTGACGGACAGCAAGACGTCCCAGCAGAAGATAGAGAG GTTAACGGGGACCATCGAGGCTCTGCAGACCCAGGTGGAGTGTCTGTCAGGTCAGGTGGATCAGCTCCGGTCCATGGAGCAGCTCCGAGTCcggagggagaaaagggagcGACGCAAGACCATCCACACCTTCCCCTGTCTGAGGGAGCTCTGCACAGCCCCCGG GTATGAGGATGAGTTTGTGGTGGGTCGGGCCGAGAGCTTCACCGTGGAGACGAAGGTTCAGCCGTTTGAAGAGGAGAACCAGCACCTGAGGGAGGCGGTGTCGGCCCTGAGGGCAGCGATCCGGACGGAGAGGGGGCGCAGGGAGGGGGTGGAGAGGGAGTGCAACCTCCTGCTGGCAGAGTTCTCACGGCTGCAGACACGACTGCAG gatgCTGAGGGCTGCCAGGCCCGGGTGCgggagctggaggtggagcttcaggagctgcagcagctccgtCGAGCCCGGACCTTCCTGCTGAGCGGCGAGGACGATGGCGTGGCTCTCACGCAGACTGTCCTCAACAGCACGCCGGAGACCGACACCTTCCTGGAAGTGGAGGCGGGGCAGACGGGGGGAGGTACGAGCGAGCAAACTGAAGGAGGGGCCGGTGGAAGTGAGGCGTTACCTGATTCTAGCCCCGTGAGGAAAAGCTGCAGCGACACAGCGCTCAACACCATTGTGGCCCGGGATGCGTCCGGCCGCAGGAGAGGCAGCTACGCCCTCCACGCCAACAGCGTGAGGAAGAGGGGGATGTCCATCCTGCGAGAGGTGGACGAGCAGTACCACGCCTTACTGGAGAAATACGAGGAGCTGCTGGGGAAGTGTCGGCGCCACGAGGAGAGCCTGTGTCACGCCGAGGTCCAGACTTCCAGACCCGTCTCCCGAGACCCGTCCATGAAAGACTGCGCCATGGGCCCCACCCCGGTGCCGCCCCCGACGCCCGCCCAGTCGCCCTCCACCCCCGAGGCCATTGAGAGCATCAGCAAGCAGGTGGAGGCGGTGGATAAACGGCTGGGACAGAACACACCAGAGTACAAGGCCCTCTTCAAGGAGATCTTCTCTCGAATCCAGAAGACCAAGATGGACATCAAAGCTACCAAAGCCTCTAAAAAGTCTGGGAAGTCCAGCAAGTCCACTAAACACTGA
- the mrpl58 gene encoding peptidyl-tRNA hydrolase ICT1, mitochondrial, with translation MAAHIARRSYLLCRSAGINVISLRVEPIRDVHSRLQPRVSYGTRETDTEDAQVHIPVERLRVSYSRSSGPGGQHVNKVNTKAEVRFHVLTADWIPEDVRQKIFERNTNRINKAGELLVTSELSRSQHRNLSDCIQKISAIIAEASRKPHEPTAEDLALREARLQKSNKERLKQKKIHSAIKQNRRVDFD, from the exons ATGGCGGCGCACATAGCACGACGGTCTTATTTACTTTGCCGTAGCGCAGGAATAAACGTGATTTCACTGCGTGTAGAACCAATAAGAGACGTTCACAGCAGGTTACAGCCGCGTGTTAGTTATGGGACCCgggaaacagacacagag gaCGCCCAGGTGCACATTCCAGTgg AACGTCTGAGAGTGTCTTACAGCAGGAGCAGTGGTCCTGGTGGTCAGCATGTCAATAAAG TTAACACAAAGGCAGAGGTCCGGTTCCATGTGCTGACAGCAGACTGGATCCCAGAGGACGTTCGACAGAAGATCTTTGAAAGG AACACAAACCGCATCAATAAAGCCGGAGAACTGCTGGTGACCTCCGAGCTGAGCAGGAGTCAGCACAGAAACCTCTCGGACTGTATCCAGAAGATCTCTGCCATCATAGCTGAAGCCAGCAGGAAGCCTCACGAACCGACAGCAGAAGACCTAGCTCTGAGGGAGGCCAG GTTACAGAAGAGCAACAAGGAGCGACTCAAACAGAAGAAGATCCATTCAGCCATCAAACAGAACAGACGAGTGGATTTTGACTGA
- the daglb gene encoding diacylglycerol lipase-beta yields the protein MPGLVAFGRRWGIASDDLVFPGSFELFIRVLWWIGTLILYTHHKGDFDCNGRILHSYLVGLLVVLGLIILTLSAIVYVSAQGTITNPGPRRSIPALVYLRALLYIPELVWACLGAAWVSDDSKGCDPATVGAVIAAVVASWIILLFTALGVVFVFDPMGNPRPQPAAMEPLGVREDGVQLFSTARSLAVKVWESRLRLLCCCLPQDESHRAAFSSIAQLVSGFFSDTDLVPSDIAAGLALLSQEQDKMERSRDPDDVVSHSPSSPIGEDLETELEKAAHCMQFAAAAYGWPLYIYSNPLTGPCKLSGDCCRSRAAEYDIVGGDHLGCHFSSILQSTGLQYRDFIYVSFHNQIYEIPFFVALDHKREAVLVAVRGTLSLRDVLTDLSAECENLPIEGVCGACYGHKGMSQAAGYIYKKLVNDGILNQAFSVAPEYKLVITGHSLGAGTASLLAILLRNSFPTLQCYAFSPPGGLLSKALADYSKDFVLSVVLGKDLVPRLSIPNMEDLKRRILKIVSNCNKPKYRILLQGCWYELFGGDPDDFPTEMENRREEELSQPLLGEESLIIRHSSSYQSLASDDSPAHKAAHLPLFLPGRILYITEDGPSRRPCFSQVRYRAEWSSEEAFRSILISPSMLADHMPDIVLGALTDLTRDKPFSLCTPTLNSS from the exons ATGCCTGGATTGGTGGCGTTCGGTCGGCGGTGGGGCATTGCCAGCGACGACCTTGTTTTCCCCGGCTCTTTTGAGCTGTTCATCCGTGTACTTTG GTGGATTGGCACTTTGATCTTATACACTCATCACAAGGGTGATTTTGATTGTAATGGGAGAATTCTTCATAGCTACCTAGTTGGACTACTGGTTGTGCTTGGTCTCATCATCCTGACATTATCTGCTATTGTCTATGTCAGTGCTCAAG GTACCATCACTAACCCCGGCCCACGACGCTCTATCCCTGCGCTGGTGTACCTGCGAGCTCTGCTGTACATTCCTGAGCTAGTGTGGGCCTGTCTGGGAGCTGCGTGGGTCTCTGATGACAGCAAAGGGTGCGACCCTGCCACAGTGGGTGCTGTCATCGCAGCAGTGGTTGCCAG CTGGATCATCCTGCTCTTTACGGCGCTGGGcgtggtgtttgtgtttgacccTATGGGAAACCCTCGCCCTCAGCCTGCAGCCATGGAGCCACTGGGAGTACGAGAGGATGGCGTCCAGTTGTTCTCCACAGCTCGCTCCCTGGCTGTGAAGGTGTGGGAGAGCAGGCTGCGGCTCCTGTGCTGTTGTCTGCCGCAGGATGAAAGCCACCGAGCGGCGTTCTCCAGCATCGCACAGCTCGTCAGCGGCTTCTTCTCT gatACAGACCTTGTCCCCAGTGACATAGCAGCTGGTCTGGCTCTGCTGTCCCAGGAGCAGGATAAGATGGAGCGGAGCAGAGACCCAGACGACGTGGTCTCTCACAGTCCTTCCTCTCCTATT GGAGAGGATCTGGAGACAGAGCTGGAGAAAGCAGCTCACTGTATGCAGTTTGCTGCAGCAGCGTATGGATGGCCTCTCTACATCTACTCCAACCCCCTGACCGGACCCTGCAAGCTCAGCGGAGACTG ctgtagGAGCCGAGCAGCTGAGTACGACATCGTTGGAGGAGACCACCTGGGCTGTCACTTCTCCTCCATCCTGCAGAGCACTGGTTTACAGTACAGAGACTTCATCTACGTCAGCTTCCACAACCAG ATCTATGAGATCCCGTTCTTCGTGGCTCTGGACCATAAGAGGGAAGCTGTTCTGGTGGCTGTGAGAGGAACTCTGTCACTGAGG gaCGTCCTCACAGACCTGTCTGCTGAGTGTGAGAACCTGCCTATAgagggcgtgtgtggagcttgCTACGGTCACAAG GGCATGTCTCAGGCTGCAGGCTACATCTACAAGAAGCTGGTGAACGACGGGATCCTGAACCAGGCCTTCTCCGTGGCTCCG gagTATAAACTGGTCATCACTGGTCACAGTCTGGGCGCGGGCACAGCGTCACTGCTGGCCATCCTCCTGCGGAACTCCTTCCCCACCCTGCAGTGCTACGCCTTCTCTCCACCAGGGGGACTCCTGAG TAAAGCCTTGGCTGATTACTCCAAGGACTTTGTGCTTTCTGTGGTTCTGGGGAAGGATCTGGTTCCCAG ACTGAGCATTCCCAACATGGAGGACCTGAAGAGACGGATTCTCAAGATAGTCTCAAACTGCAACAAGCCCAAA TACCGCATCCTGCTGCAGGGCTGCTGGTACGAGCTGTTCGGAGGAGACCCAGACGACTTCCCCACCGAGATGGagaacaggagggaggaggagctcAGCCAGCCGCTGCTGGGGGAGGAGTCACTGATCATTCGCCACTCGTCATCCTATCAGAGCCTGGCGTCAGATGACTCACCTGCCCACAAGGCCGCCCACTTACCGCTGTTCCTGCCTGGACGCATTCTGTATATCACAGAAGACGGGCCGTCGCGGAG ACCCTGTTTCTCTCAGGTCCGGTACCGGGCGGAGTGGTCCAGTGAAGAGGCGTTCAGGAGCATCCTGATCAGTCCCAGCATGCTCGCAGATCACATGCCTGACATTGTGCTCGGAGCCCTCACTGATCTGACCAGAGACAAGCCGTTCTCCCTGTGCACGCCGACCCTGAACAGCAGCTAG